A genomic region of Trueperaceae bacterium contains the following coding sequences:
- a CDS encoding acetate/propionate family kinase, whose product MNEAPRSTDAPRSTDAPVLVVNAGSSSLKLAQVPGGPSVLAERIGRDDARVAVRDGGERVGPLPDVAAAFRAALDLAGDALDPRAVTRVGHRIVHGGERYTAPVRLDDATLADLDALAPLAPLHVPANLAGVRAARAALPAAEHVAVFDTAFHADLPRRAFLYALPMALYREHGIRRYGFHGTSHDAVSRDLARRLGRPREALRIVTLHLGNGASAAAIRHGRSVDTSMGFTPLEGLVMGTRAGDVDPGVPLHLLRTGMDVDALDALLNRESGVWGLSGVSNDLRDVWRAADAGNDDAAAALEVYAYRIRKTVGAYAAAMGGLDALVFTGGVGENDARMRARVVEDLAFLGVTLDPEANAVHGPRIARREADVEVWALPTDEEGRIADATRALLEGREDGA is encoded by the coding sequence GTGAACGAAGCCCCCCGATCGACCGACGCCCCCCGATCGACCGACGCGCCGGTCCTCGTCGTCAACGCCGGCAGCTCCAGCCTCAAGCTGGCGCAGGTGCCCGGCGGGCCGTCGGTCCTGGCGGAGCGCATCGGTCGCGACGACGCCCGCGTCGCGGTCCGCGACGGCGGCGAGCGGGTCGGGCCGCTCCCGGACGTGGCGGCGGCGTTCCGCGCGGCGCTCGACCTGGCGGGCGACGCCCTCGACCCCCGCGCCGTGACGCGCGTCGGGCACCGCATCGTGCACGGCGGCGAGCGCTACACCGCCCCGGTCCGCCTCGACGACGCCACCCTCGCCGACCTCGACGCGCTCGCCCCGCTCGCACCGCTCCACGTCCCCGCGAACCTCGCCGGCGTCCGCGCGGCCCGCGCGGCGTTGCCCGCCGCGGAGCACGTCGCGGTGTTCGACACCGCCTTCCACGCCGACCTTCCGCGGCGCGCCTTCCTGTACGCCCTCCCCATGGCGCTGTACCGCGAGCACGGCATCCGCCGCTACGGCTTCCACGGCACCAGCCACGACGCGGTCTCCCGCGACCTCGCGCGGCGCCTCGGACGCCCGCGCGAGGCGCTCCGCATCGTGACGCTGCACCTCGGCAACGGCGCCAGCGCCGCCGCGATCCGCCACGGCCGCAGCGTCGACACCAGCATGGGCTTCACCCCCCTCGAGGGCCTCGTGATGGGGACCCGCGCGGGCGACGTCGATCCGGGCGTGCCGTTGCACCTGCTGCGCACCGGCATGGACGTCGACGCGCTCGACGCCCTCCTGAACCGCGAGTCCGGCGTGTGGGGCCTGTCCGGGGTCTCCAACGACCTGCGCGACGTGTGGCGCGCTGCGGACGCCGGGAACGACGACGCCGCGGCGGCGCTCGAGGTCTACGCCTACCGCATCCGCAAGACCGTCGGCGCCTACGCCGCCGCGATGGGCGGCCTCGACGCCCTCGTGTTCACCGGCGGCGTGGGGGAGAACGACGCGCGGATGCGGGCCCGCGTCGTCGAGGACCTGGCGTTCCTCGGCGTGACGCTCGACCCCGAAGCGAACGCCGTGCACGGCCCCCGCATCGCGC
- a CDS encoding DUF2203 family protein: MFKLFTVETANDLLDAVDERLTALETAVRELRDAHARARDARRDAAEALALRQEIGFLAGAAHDARRDLERLGVQVPDLEAGVVEFPARVGGEIVHLVWERGEHAVTRYHRLTGDATTYPLDVGDVTPTPRDENAPQGASDPRA; this comes from the coding sequence ATGTTCAAACTGTTCACCGTGGAGACCGCCAACGACCTGCTCGACGCCGTCGACGAACGCCTCACGGCGCTCGAGACCGCCGTCCGCGAGCTTCGCGACGCGCACGCCCGGGCCCGCGACGCTCGGCGCGACGCCGCGGAAGCGCTCGCGCTCCGCCAGGAGATCGGCTTCCTGGCCGGCGCGGCCCACGACGCCCGACGCGACCTCGAACGCCTCGGCGTGCAGGTCCCCGACCTCGAGGCCGGCGTCGTGGAGTTCCCCGCCCGCGTCGGGGGCGAAATCGTGCACCTCGTCTGGGAACGCGGCGAGCACGCCGTCACGCGCTACCACCGCCTGACCGGCGACGCGACGACGTACCCCCTGGACGTCGGCGACGTCACCCCCACGCCGCGCGACGAGAACGCCCCGCAGGGCGCGTCCGACCCCCGCGCCTGA
- a CDS encoding metallophosphoesterase, translated as MRVLAIGDPHLSRRDPKPMDVFGPHWAGHPEAFFEGWRAVVRDDDLVLVPGDVSWALRFDAALDDLHDLAALPGRKVLLRGNHDYWWPAIGKLRAALPSGTWAVQNDAVRIDGVVVAGTRGWTCPGSPGFTDEDRKIHARELGRLDLSLAAARDLAEPGDVRIVMLHFPPTNPALEASGFLERIAAFAPDALVYAHVHGATPPASPVVPGVRVVFAAADALGFRPALVWPPDGA; from the coding sequence ATGCGCGTCCTGGCCATCGGCGATCCCCACCTGTCGCGCCGCGACCCGAAACCCATGGACGTCTTCGGGCCGCACTGGGCCGGCCACCCGGAGGCGTTCTTCGAGGGGTGGCGGGCGGTCGTGCGGGACGACGACCTGGTGCTGGTGCCGGGCGACGTGTCGTGGGCGTTGCGGTTCGACGCCGCCCTCGACGACCTCCACGATCTCGCCGCGTTGCCCGGCCGCAAGGTCCTCCTGCGCGGCAACCACGACTACTGGTGGCCGGCGATCGGCAAGCTTCGTGCCGCCCTGCCGAGCGGCACGTGGGCGGTGCAGAACGACGCCGTCCGCATCGACGGCGTCGTCGTCGCGGGCACCCGCGGGTGGACGTGCCCCGGCAGTCCCGGCTTCACCGACGAGGACCGCAAGATCCACGCGCGCGAGCTCGGGCGGCTCGACCTGTCGTTGGCGGCGGCGCGCGACCTGGCGGAGCCGGGCGACGTGCGCATCGTGATGCTGCACTTCCCGCCGACGAACCCGGCGTTGGAGGCGTCGGGGTTCCTGGAGCGGATCGCGGCGTTCGCGCCGGACGCGCTCGTGTACGCGCACGTGCACGGCGCGACGCCGCCCGCCTCGCCGGTCGTGCCGGGCGTTCGGGTGGTGTTCGCCGCGGCGGACGCGTTGGGATTCCGTCCGGCGCTCGTGTGGCCGCCGGACGGCGCCTGA